One region of Cucurbita pepo subsp. pepo cultivar mu-cu-16 chromosome LG03, ASM280686v2, whole genome shotgun sequence genomic DNA includes:
- the LOC111790065 gene encoding uncharacterized protein LOC111790065 isoform X1, whose amino-acid sequence MAKKSKRVTVRYEKDQSGCMWGLISLFDFRHGRASRKLLADKKRPNRQTAGTENSRNKFEVLANLDEDLDSEERKTLDIGKPSVKKLIEEEMFNEQGSRRIECDHSGHVKMTDPKMAKKCRKKSCDVDADSLNAAEFLKDQSVNNLPVDVMLKEIYSQIHRKSTSEVKFDPDDKADAQSNGYLADLEQKVVDAIKEYLGQKFNIGKDFAEIHKAQHSREIMDALQIPHSDDELFLELAQNPNSVLLKYIRNLHDLSLEKVEEPKAHKFSEVKQSEELVDTKQRLFFRRKVKHRGRKLSKGNENSDASSKIVILKPGAKVLVNSEAGSIPPSAQHSTANDKREVLTERVSSNFFLAEIKRRFKYAMGKDHHELSANGSDRFPRGHRSSRESEKGVVKENGARNSSSKNHFFIERIARPSTDGTRGEKPGKLKSLEINQDLGNVYNDRRSPSNIYVEAKKHLSEKLSSGDESVDFLRGRVPKTLGRILSLPEYNFSPINSPKRDCKLSPVTSEKRISANSRLLNVNEIMPSFEAESDDTPISQGKSPSCISDDTPNTVQPRSDDNHNINSDLVNQSLREEAVSSSTNGMVSEGDIEILKVNQIAVHEERSSLEASSDSSESSLLIEDQNGKMPDACDDRSVSGAPSDPIASSPIREEHNDDTRDVRENELPISLPQDFSEENQLPLSASAFPSGSSTPGKADGDLEAVPDVPERPSPVSVLEPLFVDDSTSPVHAMSLPAGLPVEPVHIEFEDCEPAETEKANIPKSSKGDKDVIFDYVKRVLSASGLTWNQICVRWLSSEQLLDLLLVDEVELFPNQLCSDHKLLFDCINEVLADVCQSYPPWFSFVKPCLRSEYLVEVCEGVYWHLLPLPQPLTLDHLVTKDMSRTRTWMNLHSDAETIGTETCEAIFEDLVNDTILSCVCDSSESNDTLCMENENVSVDL is encoded by the exons ATGGCGAAGAAGTCCAAAAGAGTGACGGTTCGTTACGAGAAGGATCAGTCAGGCTGTATGTGGGGTTTGAttagtttatttgatttccGCCATGGCCGCGCCTCCAGAAAGCTATTAGCCGACAAGAAGCGTCCGAACAGGCAAACTGCTG GTActgaaaattcaagaaataagTTTGAGGTTTTAGCTAATTTGGATGAAGATTTG GACAGTGAAGAACGTAAGACATTGGACATTGGAAAGCCTAGCGTGAAGAAACTCATAGAGGAGGAGATGTTCAATGAGCAGGGCTCGAGGAGGATCGAGTGCGACCACTCGGGCCACGTAAAGATGACTGACCCGAAAATGGCAAAGAAATGTCGCAAGAAAAGCTGTGACGTTGATGCCGATTCCCTTAATGCTGCTGAGTTTTTGAAGGATCAAAGTGTTAATAATCTTCCTGTTGATGTGATGCTGAAGGAGATTTACAGTCAAATCCATCGGAAGAGCACGAGTGAAGTGAAATTCGACCCGGATGACAAAGCAGATGCGCAATCAAATGGGTACCTTGCTGATTTAGAACAAAAAGTGGTTGATGCTATTAAGGAATATTTAGGCCAGAAGTTCAATATTGGGAAAGATTTCGCTGAAATTCACAAAGCTCAACACTCCAGAGAGATCATGGATGCACTTCAGATTCCCCATTCGGATGACGAGCTGTTTCTAGAACTCGCACAAAACCCGAACTCTGTGTTGCTAAAGTACATTAGGAATTTGCATGATTTGTCATTAGAAAAAGTTGAGGAACCCAAGGCACACAAGTTCAGTGAAGTTAAGCAGTCTGAGGAACTTGTTGATACTAAGCAACGTCTATTTTTCAGGCGAAAGGTCAAGCATCGGGGTAGGAAGTTATCAAAAGGGAACGAAAATTCTGACGCGTCGAGTAAAATTGTAATCCTGAAGCCAGGGGCGAAAGTTTTGGTGAATTCTGAGGCTGGCAGCATTCCTCCATCAGCCCAACATTCTACTGCTAACGATAAAAGGGAAGTGCTTACTGAGAGGGTTAGTTCTAACTTTTTTCTTGCCGAAATCAAGAGGAGGTTTAAATATGCTATGGGAAAAGATCACCATGAACTCTCTGCTAACGGTTCGGATAGATTTCCCCGTGGTCATCGCTCTTCGAGGGAGAGTGAAAAGGGTGTTGTTAAGGAAAATGGTGCAAGAAACTCTTCTAGTAAGAACCACTTTTTTATTGAAAGAATTGCCAGGCCTTCCACTGATGGCACGAGAGGAGAGAAGCCTGGAAAACTCAAAAGCTTGGAAATAAATCAAGATTTGGGAAATGTTTATAACGATAGAAGGAGCCCATCTAATATATATGTGGAGGCGAAGAAACATCTTTCTGAGAAGCTTAGCAGTGGGGATGAAAGTGTAGATTTTTTAAGGGGACGTGTTCCGAAGACCCTTGGACGGATTCTTTCTCTTCCTGAATATAACTTTTCTCCCATTAATAGTCCTAAGAGGGACTGCAAGCTCAGCCCTGTAACTTCAGAGAAGAGAATTTCTGCCAATAGTAGACTTTTAAACGTTAATGAAATCATGCCATCCTTCGAAGCTGAAAGTGACGATACCCCGATCAGTCAAGGAAAATCTCCATCGTGCATTTCCGATGATACCCCAAACACTGTTCAGCCTCGAAGTGATGATAACCATAATATCAACAGTGATTTAGTTAATCAAAGTTTAAGGGAAGAAGCTGTGAGTTCTAGTACTAATGGGATGGTTTCTGAAG GTGATATTGAGATTCTAAAAGTTAATCAAATTGCAGTCCATGAGGAGAGAAGTTCTTTGGAGGCTTCCTCTGACTCAAGTGAATCTTCTCTTTTGATAGAGGATCAGAATGGCAAAATGCCCGATGCTTGCGATGATAGAAGCGTTTCTGGTGCTCCCTCTGACCCTATTGCCTCTTCCCCTATCAGAGAAGAACACAATGATGACACTCGAGATGTGCGTGAAAACGAACTTCCAATAAGCTTGCCTCAA GATTTTTCTGAAGAAAATCAATTGCCTTTATCGGCATCTGCATTCCCTTCTGGCTCGTCGACTCCTGGAAAGGCTGATGGAGATTTAGAGGCTGTTCCAGATGTTCCAGAGCGACCGAGCCCTGTTTCAGTTCTTGAGCCACTATTTGTAGACGATAGCACGAGCCCCGTGCATGCCATGTCCCTGCCTG CAGGGTTACCAGTAGAACCAGTGCATATCGAATTTGAAGATTGTGAACCTGCAGAGACCGAAAAAGCTAACATCCCGAAATCGTCGAAGGGAGATAAGGATGTGATTTTTGACTATGTAAAGAGAGTGTTGTCAGCCTCAGGCCTTACCTGGAACCAAATCTGTGTGAGGTGGCTTTCTTCAGAACAGCTTCTCGACTTGTTACTAGTCGACGAGGTAGAGCTTTTCCCGAACCAGCTATGCTCTGACCACAAGCTCCTCTTTGACTGTATTAATGAAGTACTTGCTGATGTCTGTCAAAGCTACCCCCCGTGGTTCTCGTTTGTAAAACCCTGTTTACGCTCGGAATATCTTGTTGAGGTTTGTGAAGGAGTATATTGGCATCTTCTTCCGTTGCCACAGCCTCTTACATTGGACCACCTTGTCACGAAGGACATGAGCAGAACCCGAACATGGATGAACCTTCATTCCGATGCTGAAACTATTGGTACCGAGACGTGTGAAGCCATATTCGAAGATTTGGTGAACGATACGATATTAAGCTGCGTATGTGATAGTTCGGAATCCAATGATACCTTGTGCAtggagaatgaaaatgtgagTGTTGACTTATAA
- the LOC111790065 gene encoding uncharacterized protein LOC111790065 isoform X2 → MAKKSKRVTVRYEKDQSGCMWGLISLFDFRHGRASRKLLADKKRPNRQTAGTENSRNKFEVLANLDEDLDSEERKTLDIGKPSVKKLIEEEMFNEQGSRRIECDHSGHVKMTDPKMAKKCRKKSCDVDADSLNAAEFLKDQSVNNLPVDVMLKEIYSQIHRKSTSEVKFDPDDKADAQSNGYLADLEQKVVDAIKEYLGQKFNIGKDFAEIHKAQHSREIMDALQIPHSDDELFLELAQNPNSVLLKYIRNLHDLSLEKVEEPKAHKFSEVKQSEELVDTKQRLFFRRKVKHRGRKLSKGNENSDASSKIVILKPGAKVLVNSEAGSIPPSAQHSTANDKREVLTERVSSNFFLAEIKRRFKYAMGKDHHELSANGSDRFPRGHRSSRESEKGVVKENGARNSSSKNHFFIERIARPSTDGTRGEKPGKLKSLEINQDLGNVYNDRRSPSNIYVEAKKHLSEKLSSGDESVDFLRGRVPKTLGRILSLPEYNFSPINSPKRDCKLSPVTSEKRISANSRLLNVNEIMPSFEAESDDTPISQGKSPSCISDDTPNTVQPRSDDNHNINSDLVNQSLREEAVSSSTNGMVSEGDIEILKVNQIAVHEERSSLEASSDSSESSLLIEDQNGKMPDACDDRSVSGAPSDPIASSPIREEHNDDTRDVRENELPISLPQDFSEENQLPLSASAFPSGSSTPGKADGDLEAVPDVPERPSPVSVLEPLFVDDSTSPVHAMSLPGLPVEPVHIEFEDCEPAETEKANIPKSSKGDKDVIFDYVKRVLSASGLTWNQICVRWLSSEQLLDLLLVDEVELFPNQLCSDHKLLFDCINEVLADVCQSYPPWFSFVKPCLRSEYLVEVCEGVYWHLLPLPQPLTLDHLVTKDMSRTRTWMNLHSDAETIGTETCEAIFEDLVNDTILSCVCDSSESNDTLCMENENVSVDL, encoded by the exons ATGGCGAAGAAGTCCAAAAGAGTGACGGTTCGTTACGAGAAGGATCAGTCAGGCTGTATGTGGGGTTTGAttagtttatttgatttccGCCATGGCCGCGCCTCCAGAAAGCTATTAGCCGACAAGAAGCGTCCGAACAGGCAAACTGCTG GTActgaaaattcaagaaataagTTTGAGGTTTTAGCTAATTTGGATGAAGATTTG GACAGTGAAGAACGTAAGACATTGGACATTGGAAAGCCTAGCGTGAAGAAACTCATAGAGGAGGAGATGTTCAATGAGCAGGGCTCGAGGAGGATCGAGTGCGACCACTCGGGCCACGTAAAGATGACTGACCCGAAAATGGCAAAGAAATGTCGCAAGAAAAGCTGTGACGTTGATGCCGATTCCCTTAATGCTGCTGAGTTTTTGAAGGATCAAAGTGTTAATAATCTTCCTGTTGATGTGATGCTGAAGGAGATTTACAGTCAAATCCATCGGAAGAGCACGAGTGAAGTGAAATTCGACCCGGATGACAAAGCAGATGCGCAATCAAATGGGTACCTTGCTGATTTAGAACAAAAAGTGGTTGATGCTATTAAGGAATATTTAGGCCAGAAGTTCAATATTGGGAAAGATTTCGCTGAAATTCACAAAGCTCAACACTCCAGAGAGATCATGGATGCACTTCAGATTCCCCATTCGGATGACGAGCTGTTTCTAGAACTCGCACAAAACCCGAACTCTGTGTTGCTAAAGTACATTAGGAATTTGCATGATTTGTCATTAGAAAAAGTTGAGGAACCCAAGGCACACAAGTTCAGTGAAGTTAAGCAGTCTGAGGAACTTGTTGATACTAAGCAACGTCTATTTTTCAGGCGAAAGGTCAAGCATCGGGGTAGGAAGTTATCAAAAGGGAACGAAAATTCTGACGCGTCGAGTAAAATTGTAATCCTGAAGCCAGGGGCGAAAGTTTTGGTGAATTCTGAGGCTGGCAGCATTCCTCCATCAGCCCAACATTCTACTGCTAACGATAAAAGGGAAGTGCTTACTGAGAGGGTTAGTTCTAACTTTTTTCTTGCCGAAATCAAGAGGAGGTTTAAATATGCTATGGGAAAAGATCACCATGAACTCTCTGCTAACGGTTCGGATAGATTTCCCCGTGGTCATCGCTCTTCGAGGGAGAGTGAAAAGGGTGTTGTTAAGGAAAATGGTGCAAGAAACTCTTCTAGTAAGAACCACTTTTTTATTGAAAGAATTGCCAGGCCTTCCACTGATGGCACGAGAGGAGAGAAGCCTGGAAAACTCAAAAGCTTGGAAATAAATCAAGATTTGGGAAATGTTTATAACGATAGAAGGAGCCCATCTAATATATATGTGGAGGCGAAGAAACATCTTTCTGAGAAGCTTAGCAGTGGGGATGAAAGTGTAGATTTTTTAAGGGGACGTGTTCCGAAGACCCTTGGACGGATTCTTTCTCTTCCTGAATATAACTTTTCTCCCATTAATAGTCCTAAGAGGGACTGCAAGCTCAGCCCTGTAACTTCAGAGAAGAGAATTTCTGCCAATAGTAGACTTTTAAACGTTAATGAAATCATGCCATCCTTCGAAGCTGAAAGTGACGATACCCCGATCAGTCAAGGAAAATCTCCATCGTGCATTTCCGATGATACCCCAAACACTGTTCAGCCTCGAAGTGATGATAACCATAATATCAACAGTGATTTAGTTAATCAAAGTTTAAGGGAAGAAGCTGTGAGTTCTAGTACTAATGGGATGGTTTCTGAAG GTGATATTGAGATTCTAAAAGTTAATCAAATTGCAGTCCATGAGGAGAGAAGTTCTTTGGAGGCTTCCTCTGACTCAAGTGAATCTTCTCTTTTGATAGAGGATCAGAATGGCAAAATGCCCGATGCTTGCGATGATAGAAGCGTTTCTGGTGCTCCCTCTGACCCTATTGCCTCTTCCCCTATCAGAGAAGAACACAATGATGACACTCGAGATGTGCGTGAAAACGAACTTCCAATAAGCTTGCCTCAA GATTTTTCTGAAGAAAATCAATTGCCTTTATCGGCATCTGCATTCCCTTCTGGCTCGTCGACTCCTGGAAAGGCTGATGGAGATTTAGAGGCTGTTCCAGATGTTCCAGAGCGACCGAGCCCTGTTTCAGTTCTTGAGCCACTATTTGTAGACGATAGCACGAGCCCCGTGCATGCCATGTCCCTGCCTG GGTTACCAGTAGAACCAGTGCATATCGAATTTGAAGATTGTGAACCTGCAGAGACCGAAAAAGCTAACATCCCGAAATCGTCGAAGGGAGATAAGGATGTGATTTTTGACTATGTAAAGAGAGTGTTGTCAGCCTCAGGCCTTACCTGGAACCAAATCTGTGTGAGGTGGCTTTCTTCAGAACAGCTTCTCGACTTGTTACTAGTCGACGAGGTAGAGCTTTTCCCGAACCAGCTATGCTCTGACCACAAGCTCCTCTTTGACTGTATTAATGAAGTACTTGCTGATGTCTGTCAAAGCTACCCCCCGTGGTTCTCGTTTGTAAAACCCTGTTTACGCTCGGAATATCTTGTTGAGGTTTGTGAAGGAGTATATTGGCATCTTCTTCCGTTGCCACAGCCTCTTACATTGGACCACCTTGTCACGAAGGACATGAGCAGAACCCGAACATGGATGAACCTTCATTCCGATGCTGAAACTATTGGTACCGAGACGTGTGAAGCCATATTCGAAGATTTGGTGAACGATACGATATTAAGCTGCGTATGTGATAGTTCGGAATCCAATGATACCTTGTGCAtggagaatgaaaatgtgagTGTTGACTTATAA